The stretch of DNA TTGAACAAGGCGAAATATTTGTAAATGGTGAAAAAACAACGATAAAAAATCCGAATGATGCCATCAGAAATAGGATTGCTTATGTGACTGAAAATCGAAAAGAAGAAGGATTATTCCTCATTCAATCAGTCCGATACAACATCACCATTAAAATTATGGATGAATTTATCAAATTCTTTAAGGTTGACTCTAACTATGAAAATAATGAAACCAATAACTATATAAAGGAATTATCGATTAAAACACCAAGCCCTGACCAAGAAGTGAAAAACTTAAGTGGCGGGAATCAGCAAAAAGTCTTGATTTCCAGATGGTTGGCAACGAAGCCTAAAGTTTTGATTCTTGATGAACCAACAAGAGGTGTTGATGTTGGCGCCAAGGCAGAAATTTACTCCATCATGAACAGATTGGTTAAAGAAGGTGTTTCAATTATCATGATTTCCTCTGAACTCCCTGAAGTAATCAATATGAGTGATAGGGTTGCGGTTATGTGCAAGGGAAAAATCCAAAAGATATTAACGAAAGAGCGTTTTAGTCAAGAAACGATTATGCATTACGCTACAGGAGGTAATTGACATGGCTCAAATGTCCATTCAAGTAAAAAAGAGAGAAAATATGCTTTTAGATGTAGGTGTTGGGATTAAAGATTTTGTTCGAAATAATATGGGAATCCTAATCGGTCTTTTCGTTTTATGTATCATCATTTCGGTTATCAACCCCAACTTTTTAACATCAAATAATCTATTAAATGTGTTAAGACAAACATCAACAAATCTATATTTGGCCCTGGCCATGACCATGATTATTATTTTAGGTGGAATTGATCTTTCTGTAGGATCGATTATGGCCGTCGTCGGTGTTGTGACTACTAGTTTAATAGCCTTTTTAGGGGCACCTGTTTTAGTAGCGGTTGCTGCAGGTCTTTTGGTAGGTGTCTTAATTGGGGCGGTAAATGGATATGTAGCTGCTACTACCATCATTCCTCCGTTTATTATTACTCTTGCAACGATGAATATCGCACGTGGTGCTGCTTATGTTTTGACGGATGGAAAACCGGTTCGTGTTATGTCAGATTCTTTTAACTTTATCGGTTCTGGTTATATTGGGGGCATCTTACCGACACCCGTCCTATACTTAATTATTCTATTAATCGTGTGCTATTTTATTATGAATAAAACAAAGCTTGGCAGACATATGTATGCCGTGGGAGGAAATGCGGAAGCAGCTAAATTCTCGGGTATTAATATTAAAAAAGTAAAGTTCTTTGCTTACGCCTTTAGCGGGTTAATGGCTGCTATAGCTGGAATTGTACTTGCTTCACGTATGTTCTCAGGTCAGCCCACTGCGGGAAATGCGGCAGAACTAGACGCAATCGCAGCCGTGGTTTTAGGGGGAACGAGTATGACCGGCGGTTACGGCAGGATAGGTGGTACTGTCATTGGTGCACTTATTATTGGTGTACTTAGTAATGGATTAAACTTAATGGGCGTAAGTTCATTTTGGCAATTTATTGTAAAAGGGATCGTCATTTTAGTAGCGGTTTATGCGGATGTTATTAAAAGAAGGAAGGGCTAGGAAGTCTAGGTCCAACTAAAAATAGTTTGATAGGTGGTGAACATAAGGTGGGCGCTTCATTGAAAGAGGGAATTGCATTTGCTGGTACGATTGCTGTGGATGAAATTAAGAAAATTGATAAGTATCCCAATAAATCAGAATTAACAACAATCCGTAGTGTTGCTAGGTCAAATGGGGGAGCAGTATCAAATTGTGCGATCACATTAGCAAAAATTGACCCCAATGTGCCGATTGAAATTATAGCTCTTCTTGGCGATGACGATAAAGGGCATTTCCTAAAAGAGAGATTAGGAAACTATAAAAGCATTGATATGAGCCATGTGAAAGTAATAGGAGATACTCCCTTTACGGACGTGATTCAGGATGAGTTTGATCACACTAGGACCTTTTTTACCTACCGGGGCAATTCTCATTTATTTGATGAGAATACAATCAATTTTAATAGAATAAACGCTAAGATACTCCATATTGCCTACATTCTCTTATTAGATTCTTTAGATCAAGAAGACGATGAATACGGCACAAAGATGGCTAAGGTATTGAAACAAGCTCAAGACAAAGGGATTAAAACATCCATCGACATTGTCAGTGAAAATAGTGATCGATATGAAAAACTTGTCCCTCCATGTTTAAAGTATACAAACTACTGTGTGATTAATGAACTAGAAGCAGGCAAAAGTGTTGGAATCAGTTTAAGAGATTCATCAGGGAAATTAATCACCGCTAATATAAACAAGGTTCTTTACAGATTAAAAGAATTTGGAGTCAGAGACTGGGTGGTAATCCATACTCCGGAAGGCAGCTTTGGCTTTGATGGATCCACCATCTATAGCATTCCTTCCTTATTGCTAGATCGTCAATGGATTAAAGGAACTGTAGGTGCAGGTGATGCTTATGTGACAGGTGTATTATATGGGGCTTTAAAGGGCTTGGACCTTCCAGAGTCCATGAAGTTAGGCACGGCAGCAGCAGTCTCTTCTTTATTTGCGGAGGATAGTACGTCTGGAATTAAATCCTACGAACAACTGGTGGCAATGTATGCGGATTTTTCGAAAAGAGAAAAAATTGAATTGTAAAAGGGGTACGATAGGATGTTAGTTACATTAAAGGAAATTTTATCAAATGCGGAAAAGGGAAATTACGCAGTAGGTGCTTTTAACTCTCCAACTTTAGAATCAGCAAGGGCCGCTGTTGAAGCAGCAGAAGAATTGCAGGTACCGATTATTTTGTCACATGCGGAAGTACACTTTGAAATTACTCCCCTCGAAGTCATGGGTCCCATTTTGGTGGAATTAGCTAAAAAGGCAAGTGTTCCAGTAGCGGTACATCTTGATCATGGCTCAAATCTCGAAAATGTTAAAAGAGCCATTGATGTTGGTTTTAGCTCTGTGATGATTGATGCCTCACATATGAGTTATGAAGAGAATGTTAAAACGGTCGCAGAAGTAGTTGCATATGCACAAAAGCATCATGTATCTGTAGAAGCAGAACTAGGAATGATTACTTCATCTGGCATTGGCGGAGAAGAAACGCCCAGTGGTGAGCATCATATGGATGGTGAGGCAGCTGACTTTTATACTGATCCGGAAGTGGCAAAAGACTTTGTTGAGAGAACGGAAATTGATGCACTAGCAGCCTCTTTCGGAACGGTTCATGGAATCTATCTCAAGGAACCAAAACTAGATTTTGATCGCCTAAAATCGATTTACGAAAACATCCAAAAACCAGTTGTCATGCATGGTGGTTCAGGATTGAGTGAGGAAGAATATGTAACGGCTATCAATTCTGGAGTAAGAAAAATAAATTACTATAGTTATTCTGCGAAAGCGGGAGCAGAAGCCATTAAAGAATATATCGATAGCCACTCCAATCATTTTTATCATGACTTTGCAGTTGTGGCAAAAGAAGCAATTAAAAAGGATGTTAAAAGGGCGATGGAAATCTTTTTAAACAAAAATAAAGTAGTTAGGTAACGAAGGAGGAAAAAGAGTGGACCGACAGAGTTACGAAGAAATAAAGATCAAGGCTTTAGATTTATTCGATAGAGCAAATATCATTCTCACGGAAGAGGAGAAACAGGCAGTAGAAGTTGCTGATTTTGGGCTTGAAAAGGTAGAAGATACAGGATTGCAATTGATAACATACGTAAATACAGATCTTGTTTGTGCAAAGGAGCTTGCTTTACTCCCCTATCAAACGTGCCCGGAGCACAAGCACCCAAAAAGGGATTTTGATGAAGGGAAAGAAGAGACCTTTAGATGTCGTTACGGAACCGTTTATCTATATGTAGAAGGAGAAGAATCAGCCAATCGTTCTACGAACCCACCGGCAGGGGATGAAGAGTACTACACCGTATTCCATGAAATTATATTACATCCAGGAGAGCAATATACCATTTATCCGAATACACTCCATTGGTTTAAAGCAGGAAGTGAAGGGGCAATTGTCTCCGAATTTTCAACAAGAAGTACAGATGAAAGTGATATATTCACAGATCCTAGAATTAAAAGATTACCAGAAATAAATTAAAAGGGAGAGACACCATAACAACATATGGTGTCTTTTTGTATATGGGGTGGTGCCTGTCATCCCACCGAAGTTTGTCGATTTTGTAGGTAATTTGTCGTGGTATATTTTATCTAATTTTGAAGGAATTAGCCGAGTTCATGTCGAATAATTACTTAAATATTTTGACTGTTTTTGTAGGATTTGAGTATGCCAGGGATTCTATTAATCAAAACTACTAACGGGAATTTATGGAAAAATGGGGATGTTATCAAATTAACTGTGGAAGGTGCAAAAGGTATGATACCTAAACTAAAACCAATAGATTCACAAATCGAGACTACGCAGCATCAACTTTACATACCAGTTGTAGCTAAATTTTGGATAAGCCACTGTTTTGCGCTTATTTGGTTATGCATTTCGATATACATTGCTTTCCCATGGTTAATGGATTTATCTTATCAGCTATCATTTCCGCTGGCATTACTTATCATTGGAGGACTCGCATACATTCCAGGTTATATGAATGCTTTTCTGATTATTAGTTTGCTTTTGGATCGGCAGCCCCCTTCTAAGAATGAAGATCCTCACGAAGAGATTACGATCCTTATTGCTGCACATAATGAGGAAGACAAGATTTTTCAAACGTTGCAATATATTGATAGACAAGATTATTCAGGTAAAATAAATGTCATCGTTATTAATAACTGTTCAACAGATGAAACGGTTAATGAGGTAAGAAAGGCAAAGAAGAAATTGTCGATTGACATTAAGTTAATCCATGAAAATAAACCTGGAAAGTTTCACGCATTAAATCACGCACTAAAGGCTGTTTCCACTGCCTTTTTCATTACCTTGGATGCAGATACTCTCCTTCACCCATCTTCTATCCGTTATCTCGTATCAAGGATTCAATCCAGCCCAGAGGAAGTTTGTGCAGTCGCTGGCAGCGTTTTAGCAAAAAACAGCAGAGAGAATTTATTAACGAAGATGCAAGAATGGGATTATTTTTTGGGCATCGCATCCATTAAAAGACTTCAGGGGCTATATCAAGGAACATTAGTTGCCCAGGGTGCTTATAGTTTGTACAAGACAGAATGTATTAAAGAAGTGGGCGGTTGGCCGGATGCCATCGGTGAAGATATTGTCTTAACATGGCGTCTTCTCCAAAGAAATTGGAAGGTTTACTTTGAGCCATGCGCTGTTGCCTTTACCGAAGTTCCCAGCTCTCTTAAACATTTGGTACGGCAGCGTGCAAGATGGGCAAGAGGTATGATTGAAGGATTACATGAAGTAAAACCCTGGAAACAGCCGCAAATATATGTGAAATATATGACTGGGATCAATTTAATCATGCCTTTCTTGGATTTAACCTTCACATTATTTTGGATTCCCGGGCTCCTATTGGCGTTTTTCGGAAACTACTTGATTGTTGGTCCAGCAACATTATTTGTTCTGCCACTGACCCTTATGAGTTATAGTATTCTATATTTTCATCAAAGAAATTTTGTATTTAGGCGTTTGCAACTTAGAATTCGTAAGAATATAGTAGGGTTTATTTTTTACTTCCTTGGCTATCAAATGATTATGTCGCCCGTATCAGTTTACGGTTATGTACAAGAGATTTTTAAATTTCAGAGAAGATGGAAGTGACCATGGGGACGGTTCTTTTGGTCTAATCTCACTTGTGGACCGTGAGAACCGTCCCACTGGATTCTAATTGTGGACAATATCAATCAGTGTAATTTCACGGGTTGGATTTAAAGCATTCTTCAATGCGAGTTCAAACTCAGATAATGAATTAGGCCTTACTCCTTTTATTCCAAAGCTCTCAGCAAGCTGTAAAAAGTCGGGGTTACCAAAGTCTGTGCCAAAGCTATGACTGAATTTCTCCTGCATCATTTGTTCTTCTAAATTTAGTGTGGAATTATTTAGAACAATGATGATAAAAGATAGACCTAACCGTTTGGCCGTCTCTAATTCGGAAATATTCATTAATGCCCCTCCATCCCCAGTAATACAAATGACCGGAGCGTTTGGGCATGCTAATTTAGCACCAATGGCTCCAGGTATGGCAATGCCCATTGAGGCTAATCCATTAGAGATAATCAGCCGGCCGGCATGTTTTGGTTGATACTTACGGGCAATGGAAACTTTGTGGGCACCTACATCAGAAATGACAATGGTTTCTTCTGTTGTTAGTTTTTCAATAACGGATAGGATATTTTCTATCGTTAAAGATTGATCTTCATTTAGTTCTACATTGATTTGATACGCTGCCTCAATCATTTCTTTACGATTCCCCATCGGCACCCATGGTTTAGAGGAAATATCCAGTTTATTAAGCACTTGGAATGTCTCCATTAAATCACCGACCAACTCACACCGAACAGGGTAGTGCTCGTCC from Neobacillus sp. CF12 encodes:
- the rbsC gene encoding ribose ABC transporter permease (functions to transport ribose at high affinity; forms a complex with RbsA2C2B); translated protein: MAQMSIQVKKRENMLLDVGVGIKDFVRNNMGILIGLFVLCIIISVINPNFLTSNNLLNVLRQTSTNLYLALAMTMIIILGGIDLSVGSIMAVVGVVTTSLIAFLGAPVLVAVAAGLLVGVLIGAVNGYVAATTIIPPFIITLATMNIARGAAYVLTDGKPVRVMSDSFNFIGSGYIGGILPTPVLYLIILLIVCYFIMNKTKLGRHMYAVGGNAEAAKFSGINIKKVKFFAYAFSGLMAAIAGIVLASRMFSGQPTAGNAAELDAIAAVVLGGTSMTGGYGRIGGTVIGALIIGVLSNGLNLMGVSSFWQFIVKGIVILVAVYADVIKRRKG
- a CDS encoding D-lyxose/D-mannose family sugar isomerase, producing MDRQSYEEIKIKALDLFDRANIILTEEEKQAVEVADFGLEKVEDTGLQLITYVNTDLVCAKELALLPYQTCPEHKHPKRDFDEGKEETFRCRYGTVYLYVEGEESANRSTNPPAGDEEYYTVFHEIILHPGEQYTIYPNTLHWFKAGSEGAIVSEFSTRSTDESDIFTDPRIKRLPEIN
- a CDS encoding class II fructose-bisphosphate aldolase, producing the protein MLVTLKEILSNAEKGNYAVGAFNSPTLESARAAVEAAEELQVPIILSHAEVHFEITPLEVMGPILVELAKKASVPVAVHLDHGSNLENVKRAIDVGFSSVMIDASHMSYEENVKTVAEVVAYAQKHHVSVEAELGMITSSGIGGEETPSGEHHMDGEAADFYTDPEVAKDFVERTEIDALAASFGTVHGIYLKEPKLDFDRLKSIYENIQKPVVMHGGSGLSEEEYVTAINSGVRKINYYSYSAKAGAEAIKEYIDSHSNHFYHDFAVVAKEAIKKDVKRAMEIFLNKNKVVR
- a CDS encoding glycosyltransferase family 2 protein: MIPKLKPIDSQIETTQHQLYIPVVAKFWISHCFALIWLCISIYIAFPWLMDLSYQLSFPLALLIIGGLAYIPGYMNAFLIISLLLDRQPPSKNEDPHEEITILIAAHNEEDKIFQTLQYIDRQDYSGKINVIVINNCSTDETVNEVRKAKKKLSIDIKLIHENKPGKFHALNHALKAVSTAFFITLDADTLLHPSSIRYLVSRIQSSPEEVCAVAGSVLAKNSRENLLTKMQEWDYFLGIASIKRLQGLYQGTLVAQGAYSLYKTECIKEVGGWPDAIGEDIVLTWRLLQRNWKVYFEPCAVAFTEVPSSLKHLVRQRARWARGMIEGLHEVKPWKQPQIYVKYMTGINLIMPFLDLTFTLFWIPGLLLAFFGNYLIVGPATLFVLPLTLMSYSILYFHQRNFVFRRLQLRIRKNIVGFIFYFLGYQMIMSPVSVYGYVQEIFKFQRRWK
- a CDS encoding carbohydrate kinase family protein, whose protein sequence is MKEGIAFAGTIAVDEIKKIDKYPNKSELTTIRSVARSNGGAVSNCAITLAKIDPNVPIEIIALLGDDDKGHFLKERLGNYKSIDMSHVKVIGDTPFTDVIQDEFDHTRTFFTYRGNSHLFDENTINFNRINAKILHIAYILLLDSLDQEDDEYGTKMAKVLKQAQDKGIKTSIDIVSENSDRYEKLVPPCLKYTNYCVINELEAGKSVGISLRDSSGKLITANINKVLYRLKEFGVRDWVVIHTPEGSFGFDGSTIYSIPSLLLDRQWIKGTVGAGDAYVTGVLYGALKGLDLPESMKLGTAAAVSSLFAEDSTSGIKSYEQLVAMYADFSKREKIEL